Proteins from a genomic interval of Osmia bicornis bicornis chromosome 13, iOsmBic2.1, whole genome shotgun sequence:
- the LOC114880178 gene encoding ionotropic receptor 25a codes for MKFKYLIFAVFLAFRGGYSVHGQGNDGKDREASKTRPVNLFIINDEGNKVANASLIAALKTVREKHPNYLGRVWMVQVNGTDINVTLDRICNLWDEAVEKGGTNVPDLVVDTTTAGLGAKITNSFTAALGIPTLSAQYGQQGDLLYWRNLNDDQQGYLVQVMPPTDLIPEAVRRLAIQLNITNAAILYDHNFVMDHKYKSLLLNVPTRHVINEASQQVTKMKRQLPRLRDLDIVNYFILGDENTINVALEAAESLSFTGRKYGWFLLTPEAEIWPKCECKNVTVLFMKPKFVQKKPAVEAILPKPIISSAFYYDLLQLAVQAMKSALDNGEWPLKPKQITCDGYNNTNTPVRKLDFFGKLKAAYANMTPTYAEIQWGTKNGEHHARFEMSIHLVNIEEEVISDMVDSGSWNASIDSPLEITNSDVMNTTAVKSYRVVTVLHPPFVMYNEEKNEYFGFCIDLLNEIRETVGFQYEIREADDKMYGNLNPNGSWNGMMKELIEKRADIALGSLWVTAEREVVVDFTVPYYDLVGLSIMMLKTKTTTSLFKFLTVLENEVWFCILAAYIFTSILLWIFDRWSPYSYQNNRAKYKNDEEKREFNLRECFWFCMTSLTPQGGGEAPKNLSGRLVAATWWLFGFIIIASYTANLAAFLTVSRLEIPIETLEDLSKQYKIQYAPVLYSSAYVYFKRMAAIEWRFYDIWKEMSLNDSLSDVERAELAVWDYPVSDKYTKMLQAMEEAGFPATTEEALRRVRRLDSNNEFAYIEDSTTIRYLAMTNCDLVQVGEDFSRKPYAIAVQQGSPLKDQFNNAILILLNQRKLEKLKDKWWKKNPEKKNCDAENSQSDGISIHNIGGVFVVIFLGIIFACFTLAFEYWYYRHRTKITKIDRNSPSKGNLPKIKPLRFNLQPAPTHGFQATQVRSRF; via the exons ATGAAATTCAAGTATCTTATCTTCGCTGTGTTCCTCGCTTTTCGTGGTGGATACTCGGTCCATGGACAAGGAAACGACGGGAAGGATAGAGAAGCCTCGAAAACGAGACCAGTTAATCTTT TCATCATCAACGATGAAGGTAACAAAGTGGCCAACGCCAGTCTGATAGCCGCCCTGAAGACGGTCAGAGAGAAACATCCTAATTATCTGGGAAGGGTGTGGATGGTTCAGGTGAATGGTACAGACATCAACGTCACTCTGGACCGTATTTGTAACTTATGGGATGAGGCGGTGGAGAAAGGGGGGACGAATGTGCCGGATTTAGTGGTGGACACTACGACAGCTGGCCTGGGTGCCAAGATAACGAACTCGTTCACAGCTGCCCTAGGAATCCCTACGCTGTCCGCCCAATACGGCCAACAGGGAGATCTCCTCTATTGGCGAAATTTGAATGACGATCAGCAGGGTTATCTAGTGCAGGTGATGCCTCCGACGGATTTAATACCCGAAGCAGTCAGACGATTGGCGATTCAGTTGAACATCACGAACGCAGCGATCCTGTATGATCATAATTTCGTCATGGATCACAAGTACAAGAGTCTGTTGTTGAACGTACCCACCAGACACGTAATCAACGAAGCTTCTCAACAAGTGACGAAGATGAAGAGGCAGCTACCACGGTTGAGGGACCTCGATATCGTGAATTATTTCATTCTAGGGGACGAGAACACCATCAACGTAGCCCTAGAAGCAGCGGAGTCTTTGAGCTTCACCGGGAGAAAGTACGGTTGGTTCTTGTTGACTCCGGAAGCTGAGATTTGGCCGAAATGCGAGTGCAAAAACGTGACGGTCCTTTTTATGAAGCCTAAGTTCGTGCAGAAGAAGCCCGCGGTGGAGGCCATCCTGCCGAAACCGATTATCTCTTCTGCTTTCTATTACGACCTGCTTCAGTTAGCCGTTCAAGCGATGAAATCGGCCTTGGACAACGGCGAGTGGCCACTGAAACCGAAACAAATCACCTGCGACGGATATAATAACACGAACACGCCGGTGAGGAAGTTGGACTTCTTCGGGAAATTGAAAGCAGCTTACGCGAACATGACGCCAACTTACGCTGAAATCCAGTGGGGAACAAAGAACGGCGAGCACCATGCTCGCTTCGAGATGTCCATTCACCTGGTGAACATCGAGGAAGAGGTGATTTCCGATATGGTGGATAGCGGATCTTGGAACGCTAGCATCGATTCACCCTTGGAG ATAACGAACAGCGACGTGATGAACACCACGGCGGTGAAGAGCTACAGGGTAGTTACCGTGCTTCATCCCCCGTTCGTGATGTACAACGAGGAGAAGAACGAGTACTTCGGCTTCTGCATTGACCTGTTGAACGAGATCAGGGAGACGGTGGGCTTTCAGTACGAGATACGCGAGGCGGACGACAAAATGTACGGGAATTTGAATCCAAACGGTAGCTGGAACGGTATGATGAAGGAATTGATCGAGAAACGAGCTGACATAGCTCTTGGTTCCCTTTGGGTCACCGCGGAAAGGGAAGTTGTGGTAGATTTCACGGTGCCTTATTACGATCTGGTAGGTCTTTCCATCATGATGCTGAAAACTAAAACCACCACTTCgttgttcaaatttttgacCGTTTTGGAGAACGAGGTTTGGTTCTGCATACTCGCCGCCTACATTTTCACCAGCATCCTATTGTGGATCTTCGATCGTTGGTCACCGTACAGCTACCAAAATAACAGAGCGAAGTACAAGAACGATGAGGAGAAGAGAGAGTTCAATTTAAGAGAGTGTTTCTGGTTTTGTATGACTTCCTTGACGCCACAAGGTGGAGGCGAAGCACCGAAGAATCTCTCCGGACGACTGGTCGCTGCCACATGGTGGTTGTTCGGATTTATCATCATCGCCTCGTACACGGCTAATCTGGCCGCGTTTCTGACCGTGTCCAGGTTAGAGATACCGATCGAAACATTGGAAGATCTTAGCAAACAGTACAAGATTCAATACGCCCCGGTACTCTACTCTTCGGCTTACGTTTACTTCAAGAGGATGGCTGCTATCGAATGGAGATTTTACGA CATTTGGAAGGAGATGAGTCTTAACGATAGTTTGTCGGACGTAGAGAGAGCTGAACTAGCGGTATGGGACTATCCCGTCAGCGACAAGTACACGAAAATGTTGCAAGCGATGGAAGAAGCTGGTTTTCCAGCCACTACCGAAGAAGCTTTGCGACGAGTTCGACGTCTAGATTCGAATAATGAATTCGCTTATATCGAGGATTCTACCACCATCAGGTATCTTGCCATGACGAACTGTGATCTGGTACAAGTTGGAGAGGACTTCTCGAGGAAACCATACGCGATTGCGGTACAACAAGGATCTCCGCTGAAAGATCAATTCAACAATGC AATTCTGATACTATTGAATCAACGAAAATTGGAGAAGCTGAAGGACAAATGGTGGAAGAAGAATCCTGAGAAAAAGAACTGCGACGCGGAGAACAGTCAAAGCGACGGTATAAGTATTCATAATATAGGGGGTGTATTTGTAGTGATATTCCTCGGGATTATTTTTGCTTGTTTCACCCTGGCCTTTGAGTACTGGTATTATCGGCATCGTACAAAGATCACGAAGATCGATCGCAACAGCCCCAGTAAAGGTAATCTACCGAAAATAAAACCACTTAGATTTAATTTACAGCCAGCTCCAACTCACGGTTTCCAAGCAACCCAGGTCAGATCGAGGTTTTAA